CTATTTCGCGAAGTTTTCGGTCGATCCCTCGCGCGGCGGTCTCCTGCTCGCCTTGATCGATACACCGAGTAGGACCGAAAGGGTGCAGCAGGGCGGCGCGGTCGGCGCGGTCATCATCGTGCTCGGCGTTGTGGCGCTGATCGTAGGCGTCTGGCGATGGATCGTAATCGCGATCACGAGCAGCAAGATTTCGGCACAGCGGAACAGCGAAACGATCGACGTCAACAATCCGCTCGGTCGGATTCTCGAGGTGGCCGAGCGCAACGCGAATTTCGATACCGAGACCCTCGAATTGAAGCTCGACGAAGTGGTGCTGCGCGAGTCGTCGAAGCTCGAGAACTTTCTCTGGTTGGTGAAGACCGTCTCGGTCATCTCACCACTGCTCGGGCTCCTCGGAACCGTGACCGGGATGATCCAGACCTTCCAGGCGATCACGCTCTTCGGCGCGGGCGACCCCAAGATGATGGCCGGCGGTATTTCACAGGCCCTCGTGACCACGATGCTCGGCTTGATCGTGGCGATTCCGCTGGTGCTGCTCTCGGATACATTGGCGAACAGCGTCCGCAAGTTGATCGACATCCTGGATGAAAAGAGCGCGGGACTGATCGCGTTGCGCTCCGAGAAAGACAATGTGGGAGGTTGAAGCCTTCGCGGTAGTTCGGGGTTTCATCGAACAGGGCGGCGACGTCTTGTTGGTGATCGCCTTTGTCACCGCGGTGATGTGGACGCTGATCCTCGAGCGCATGTGGTATTTCCGCACGGGTTTTCGACACGACTTCGCGCAAGCCCAGGCGCTCTGGGATGCACGCACCGATCATAGTTCCTGGAACTCGAGGCAGATCCGCAGGGTGATCGTCTCCGATGTCAGGGTGGAGCTGTTTTGGGGCATGGGCATGATTGGGACCCTTGTTGCCCTGTGTCCGATGCTCGGACTGCTGGGAACAGTGACCGGAATGATCGAGGTCTTCGATGTGATGGCCGCCGGCGGCGGCAATACCCGGGGCATGGCGGCCGGCGTCTCCAAAGCGACGCTGCCGACGATGGCCGGCATGGTGGCCGCAATCTCAGGCATGCTTTTTCACGTGCAGCTCGAGCGCTTCGCCGAATCTGCAGCGAATCGCGTATCCGACAATCTCGAGATGTTCCCGGAGCAAAGCTCATGAGACGTAGAAGAGCGCGGGCGAAGACGGATAGCGAGGTGAACCTGACGCCGATGCTCGACGTCGTGTTCATCATGCTGATCTTCTTCATTGTCACGGCGTCGTTCGTAAAGGAGTCGGGAATCGACATCACTCGACCAAGCGCCTCCACGGCCGTGCGAAAGGAACGTGGCAATATCCTGATCGCCATCACGGCGAACGATCAGATCTGGATGAATCGCCGGCAGATCGATCCGCGTGCGCTGCGCGCGAACATCGAGCGGATGCATGC
The Myxococcales bacterium genome window above contains:
- a CDS encoding biopolymer transporter ExbD, whose product is MRRRRARAKTDSEVNLTPMLDVVFIMLIFFIVTASFVKESGIDITRPSASTAVRKERGNILIAITANDQIWMNRRQIDPRALRANIERMHAENPQGAVIIQADVAAKTGLLVKVLDAARAAGVKSISLAADIVK
- a CDS encoding MotA/TolQ/ExbB proton channel family protein, giving the protein MWEVEAFAVVRGFIEQGGDVLLVIAFVTAVMWTLILERMWYFRTGFRHDFAQAQALWDARTDHSSWNSRQIRRVIVSDVRVELFWGMGMIGTLVALCPMLGLLGTVTGMIEVFDVMAAGGGNTRGMAAGVSKATLPTMAGMVAAISGMLFHVQLERFAESAANRVSDNLEMFPEQSS